Below is a window of Treponema primitia ZAS-1 DNA.
CGCATATGCCGCAGTTGCGGACAGCGCTGTCCTGGGGGGAGCCGCCCAAACAGCAGCGTCCGCAGGGAGCTTCGCTGGAACGCCGTCTGCTGCTTATGCGCCAAGGGTGTTGTCCAAGGACAATCCCTTTCCCGAGGCTTGTCCTTCGGTAAAATTTGCCCGGGCGGCAGGGATACTGCCGCCGGTCTCACAGGAACCGGGGAAGAGTATCTATGTGGGGTCCCGGGATCTATCGGAGATACGAAAGGATTTCCCCATACTGTCGGAAAAGATAAATGGGCGGGATCTGGTATGGCTGGATAACGCCGCCACTACCCAGAAGCCCCGGCAGGTAATAGACAGGCTTACCTATTTTTACGAGCACGAAAATTCCAATGTGCACCGGGGCGCCCATGAGCTGGCGGCCCGGTCTACGGATGCCTACGAAGATGCCCGTGGAAAGGTAGCCCGGTTTCTCGGCGCCCCATCAAAGGATAACATCGTTTTTGTCCGGGGCACCACCGAGGGGATCAACCTTGTAGCCCAGGCCTACGTAAAACAGCTGCTCAGCCCGGGGGATGAGATAATCCTTACCATGCTGGAACACCATGCCAACATTGTTCCCTGGCAGCTTATCGCCCAGGAAACGGGGGCGGTTATACGGGTGGCTCCCATAGACAAGCTTGGGCAGATTGTCCTTTCGGAATACTCCCGGCTGTTTAACGGCCGCACGAAGTTTGTGGCGGCTACCCAGGTTTCTAACGCCCTGGGTACCATAGCTCCGGTGGCGGAGATGATCCACATCGCCCACGCCCAGGGGGTGCGGGTTCTCATTGATGGCGCACAATCGGTGTCCCATATGCCGGTTAATGTTACTGCCCTGGACGCAGACTTCTTTGTCCTGTCGGGGCACAAAATCTTCGCTCCCACCGGTATCGGCGCCCTCTACGGCAAGGCCGAGGTACTGGAAGCGGCCCGGCCCTACCAGGGCGGGGGTAACATGATTGCCGATGTAACCTTCGAGCGGACCCTGTATCAGGCGCCGCCGGATAAGTTCGAGGCCGGTACGGGGAACATCGCCGATGCGGTGGGACTCGGGGCAGCCCTGGATTATGTCAGCGCCATCGGCATAGCGAACATCGGCGC
It encodes the following:
- a CDS encoding family 2A encapsulin nanocompartment cargo protein cysteine desulfurase; protein product: MITPSNGPGVPGEYDPLAAGLPSSADIAALAAAYFPEFAAPAAGPEAAQAAGYLEQAAAAALPKATQSAITVQAAPPLGGALTPADYLRVLNESLDFGAVLGDPASAVGSGSAGSNTAAAAVEYAAGYAGGIETAALAGAAAYAAVADSAVLGGAAQTAASAGSFAGTPSAAYAPRVLSKDNPFPEACPSVKFARAAGILPPVSQEPGKSIYVGSRDLSEIRKDFPILSEKINGRDLVWLDNAATTQKPRQVIDRLTYFYEHENSNVHRGAHELAARSTDAYEDARGKVARFLGAPSKDNIVFVRGTTEGINLVAQAYVKQLLSPGDEIILTMLEHHANIVPWQLIAQETGAVIRVAPIDKLGQIVLSEYSRLFNGRTKFVAATQVSNALGTIAPVAEMIHIAHAQGVRVLIDGAQSVSHMPVNVTALDADFFVLSGHKIFAPTGIGALYGKAEVLEAARPYQGGGNMIADVTFERTLYQAPPDKFEAGTGNIADAVGLGAALDYVSAIGIANIGAYEHELVRYGMTELAKVPGLRLIGTAPLKASVLSFVLEGYENEEVGKYLNTQGIAVRAGHHCAQPVLRNFGLEGTVRPSVAFYNTPGEIDALVRALFGLVRR